Proteins from one Anastrepha obliqua isolate idAnaObli1 chromosome 2, idAnaObli1_1.0, whole genome shotgun sequence genomic window:
- the LOC129237811 gene encoding uncharacterized protein LOC129237811, whose protein sequence is MKNIIFIFAAALLLFCATSARGDLLDCNEKILPSLSDVPIIGPKVASAEDSAEHQVRDFFKNVGCQIKKGAEKVSEHAKKLGTELKQSAKKFGEKAKDLGSDIKDKFGDFKDKFSSDSAEERATHDLLRNVEIINPDLLKAEQQCGHGHILDALGNCSKLRK, encoded by the coding sequence atgaaaaacataattttcatcTTCGCAGCAGCGCTGCTGTTATTCTGCGCCACCTCAGCACGTGGCGATCTGCTCGATTGTAATGAGAAAATCTTGCCATCGCTGTCCGATGTGCCCATCATTGGACCGAAGGTGGCCAGCGCCGAGGATAGTGCAGAGCATCAAGTGCgtgatttcttcaaaaatgtcggttgtcaaataaaaaagggtgcggaaaaagtttccgaacaTGCAAAAAAGTTGGGCACCGAACTGAAGCAGAGCGCCAAAAAGTTTGGTGAAAAGGCAAAAGATCTGGGATCAGATATAAAGGATAAATTTGGTGACTTCAAAGATAAATTTTCGAGTGACTCTGCAGAGGAGCGCGCAACGCATGATCTACTACGCAACGTGGAAATCATAAATCCAGATCTGCTCAAGGCTGAGCAACAATGCGGTCATGGGCATATTTTGGATGCATTAGGCAATTGCAGTAAATTGAGGAAATGA